The following is a genomic window from Geobacillus subterraneus.
GGAAATATTCCAGAATTTATGGAAGTACACCAAGAAGAACTGTCACATCTTGCTGTAAATGTTGCGGCGCCGGAACGCTCTCCAAAGCCGGTAATCGCCCAACTGCAAGGTTATACATTTGGTGTTGGCCTTGAAATTGCGATGGCTTGTGATCTCTGTATCGCCGCCGATGATACACTCCTGGCGCTGCCAGAGATGAATCTCGGCATGATTCCAGGAAGCGGGGGAACACAGAGGGTAGCAAAAATAGCCGGATTAACCCGCGCGAAAGACATGATTATGAGAGCAAGAAGAATACCAGCCGATGAAGCATATCAATGGGGACTTATCACAAAAGTGGTTCCGAAAGCAGAACTTGAAAATGAAGTCAATGCGCTTGCAGATGAACTTATGAAGTTTTCCCCACTTGCGCTAAAAGTATGTAAACAAGTACTGAATGCCGCCTATGAAACACCTCTTAGCGCAGGTCTTGAAATTGAAGGAAAAGCATATGGTTTGCTCCGTACAACAGAGGACTTCAAAGAAGGTGTAGCAGCATTCGTGGAAAAAAGAAAACCAAACTTCACAGGAAAATAAAATAATCCACGAGTGTTGATTATCCAAAATTAGACATACGCCTTCCATAAATTTGGGCATACTCAAACAAAGCAGCGGCCATCCCGGATTTCCAATCGAGAGGAAGCTGCCCAGAGAAAAAACGGCGAACGAACGAAATGAAGGAAAGAGAGACGTTCGTCTGTTTTTTGGTTTGATCATACAGCCATCGCAGCAACACATACGCGATGAACGCCGCAAACAGTTGGTTGTATACCGCATTTTCCGTCGTGCCAAACAAGGTCGGGACATTCAGATATTGCTTCACCCAACGGAAAAAAGACCTCAACAGTCCAACGTTGTTGGTACATGTCGGCAATGGTTTCCGCAGACGCATGGAAGAGGTTCGTCACGACCCGAATGTCGCGGCCATTCGCATCTCGAAAGATCACCACCCGGTGACGCTTGGTGGAGCGGCATTGTTTCGTCCCCAACTGGCACGTGAAGTCGGCTTGAACCGATGAGGATGTGCTGGAAAGGCGTTTCAAGCTTTTTTTCTGATGAAGTTCGATGTTGTCCTTCATCCGAATGACAAAGAGCT
Proteins encoded in this region:
- a CDS encoding enoyl-CoA hydratase/isomerase family protein; this encodes MMEAVKQYDHIRVEKNKEKKTATIIFDRPEKMNYISMLARSQFSEIFDELNKDDDVRVIIIKGEGTKAFSAGGNIPEFMEVHQEELSHLAVNVAAPERSPKPVIAQLQGYTFGVGLEIAMACDLCIAADDTLLALPEMNLGMIPGSGGTQRVAKIAGLTRAKDMIMRARRIPADEAYQWGLITKVVPKAELENEVNALADELMKFSPLALKVCKQVLNAAYETPLSAGLEIEGKAYGLLRTTEDFKEGVAAFVEKRKPNFTGK